In Candidatus Eisenbacteria bacterium, the following are encoded in one genomic region:
- a CDS encoding peptidoglycan DD-metalloendopeptidase family protein, producing MRLLPVFLSFLHFVRRIRRSEIVRIVFLLVFLLGTIAPPIQTGKCSEKEIQTETKKAKKTTPTKKKRAPSKTPSKTTSKAPSKKTPSKTGSKTPAKTPSKTASKVPPKKTPQQEPVSEGDVEKQKGELEALRRELSKTRKEAAELAGKQRTAEKSLKIVETELSLTERLIQKLSRREEMLNAQLEKTREEISVALVEMENRRTILAWRVRGIYKYGEGKELEMLVSSRSLAELFKKYHYLMSVAQQDRVLLFQLKSKKEEIERKERKLDAAHREIVALQAEKEREKKNLETLRGQRKQALADIKAKRKESEKQIAKLENAQKKLQALIAELERKRREEIAKKLPPKKEWVASSVFAQNKGSLQWPTEGEVISRFGRSRHERFGTETFNNGIDIKAARGAPIKSVGKGRVEYVDWLSGYGKCVIINHGGGYYTFYAHGSEITVRPGDEVQAGQLIGKVGDTDSLSGDCLHFEIRRGKDSLDPQGWLR from the coding sequence AAACAGGAAAGTGCTCGGAGAAAGAGATTCAAACCGAAACTAAGAAAGCAAAAAAGACAACTCCCACAAAGAAGAAACGCGCGCCGTCGAAGACCCCTTCAAAGACGACTTCGAAGGCTCCGTCAAAGAAAACTCCTTCCAAGACTGGTTCAAAGACTCCGGCGAAGACTCCTTCGAAAACCGCTTCAAAAGTCCCGCCGAAGAAAACCCCCCAGCAGGAACCGGTTTCGGAAGGCGATGTCGAGAAGCAAAAGGGAGAACTGGAGGCATTGAGGAGGGAACTCTCGAAAACGAGAAAAGAAGCGGCGGAGCTCGCTGGAAAACAGAGGACTGCCGAGAAGAGTCTGAAGATTGTGGAGACAGAGCTCTCCCTTACCGAACGGCTCATACAGAAACTCTCCCGGCGAGAAGAAATGTTGAACGCTCAACTCGAGAAAACTCGCGAAGAAATCTCGGTCGCCCTGGTCGAGATGGAGAACCGGAGGACAATTCTCGCATGGAGAGTGCGTGGGATCTACAAGTATGGTGAAGGCAAGGAGCTTGAGATGCTTGTTTCCTCGCGTTCCCTGGCCGAGCTTTTCAAGAAATACCATTACCTGATGTCTGTTGCCCAGCAGGACAGGGTGCTCCTGTTTCAGCTAAAATCAAAAAAGGAAGAGATCGAAAGGAAAGAGCGAAAACTCGACGCTGCGCACAGAGAGATTGTTGCCCTTCAAGCCGAAAAAGAAAGGGAGAAGAAAAACCTCGAGACTTTAAGAGGCCAGAGAAAGCAAGCGCTTGCCGACATAAAGGCAAAACGCAAGGAAAGCGAAAAGCAGATTGCGAAACTCGAGAATGCCCAGAAGAAACTGCAAGCACTCATAGCGGAACTTGAGAGAAAGAGACGGGAAGAAATTGCAAAGAAACTTCCTCCAAAGAAGGAATGGGTCGCAAGTTCTGTTTTCGCCCAGAACAAAGGCTCACTCCAATGGCCAACGGAAGGAGAGGTCATATCAAGGTTTGGCCGGAGCCGACACGAAAGGTTTGGAACCGAAACTTTCAACAATGGAATAGATATCAAGGCTGCGCGTGGCGCGCCAATAAAGTCGGTCGGAAAGGGCCGGGTCGAATACGTGGATTGGCTCTCAGGTTATGGAAAATGCGTGATCATAAATCACGGAGGCGGCTACTATACATTTTATGCTCACGGATCGGAGATTACGGTACGCCCGGGTGATGAGGTACAAGCAGGTCAACTCATTGGAAAGGTTGGCGATACAGATTCCCTGTCAGGGGATTGTCTCCACTTTGAGATCAGACGCGGAAAAGACTCGCTCGACCCGCAGGGCTGGTTGAGATAG